Proteins from a single region of Bdellovibrio bacteriovorus HD100:
- a CDS encoding peptide MFS transporter: MAATSTFMGHPRGLFTLFFTEMWERFSYYGMRVLLVLYMTQYLFLEAQHGKEIWGFSALKSFLGYFYGEMSVQAMSSQIYGLYTGLVYFTPFFGGIIADRFLGQRRSVYIGGFLMAIGHFLMAAESLFFPALLFLIVGNGFFKPNISTQVGGLYAQGDNRRDGAYTIFYMGINLGAIMSPLICGTLGQKVGWHWGFGAAGVGMLLSMAIYHFGGKHLPETEHKKSIKEVEATAHKPMTKEEWTRTIALTFLCMVTIFFWGVYEQQGNTMQLWADQQTDWNFFGWEIPSTWYQSFNPLVIILFAPLLDRLWAWQAKFGKAPSTVTKMALGCVLGAVALVVMYFAAKIVGGGQGSVMWLLGSTFLLTMAELYISPIGLSVVTKVSPAKIVSMMMGVWFLAAFFGNYVAGYVGMFYETMGKDQFWLLLAGLSLIPGIMFFACHKFLTQALGEEI, encoded by the coding sequence ATGGCCGCAACTTCCACCTTCATGGGTCATCCGCGAGGACTTTTTACACTCTTCTTCACTGAGATGTGGGAGAGATTCTCATATTACGGCATGAGAGTGCTTCTGGTGCTTTACATGACTCAGTACCTGTTCCTGGAAGCTCAGCACGGCAAAGAAATTTGGGGTTTTTCCGCCCTTAAATCCTTCCTGGGATACTTTTATGGCGAAATGTCGGTGCAGGCCATGTCCTCACAAATTTACGGGCTGTACACGGGCCTTGTTTATTTTACACCCTTTTTTGGGGGTATCATTGCCGATCGCTTCCTTGGTCAGCGCCGCTCGGTGTATATCGGCGGCTTTTTGATGGCCATCGGCCACTTCCTGATGGCGGCAGAAAGCCTGTTCTTCCCGGCTTTGCTTTTCCTGATTGTGGGGAACGGCTTCTTTAAACCCAACATCTCCACCCAAGTGGGCGGCCTTTACGCCCAAGGCGACAACCGCCGCGACGGGGCCTACACGATTTTCTATATGGGTATCAATCTGGGGGCGATTATGTCGCCACTGATCTGCGGGACCCTGGGGCAAAAAGTCGGCTGGCATTGGGGCTTTGGCGCTGCCGGTGTGGGCATGCTTCTGTCCATGGCGATCTATCACTTCGGCGGAAAACACCTGCCTGAAACCGAGCACAAAAAATCCATCAAGGAAGTCGAAGCCACCGCACACAAACCGATGACGAAAGAAGAATGGACCCGCACCATCGCGTTGACCTTCCTGTGTATGGTGACGATCTTCTTCTGGGGTGTCTACGAACAGCAAGGCAACACCATGCAGCTGTGGGCGGACCAGCAGACCGATTGGAACTTCTTCGGTTGGGAGATCCCCTCCACTTGGTATCAAAGCTTCAATCCACTTGTGATTATTCTTTTTGCGCCACTATTGGACCGCCTCTGGGCATGGCAGGCCAAGTTTGGCAAAGCACCTTCCACGGTCACCAAGATGGCCTTAGGCTGCGTGCTGGGCGCGGTGGCTTTGGTGGTCATGTACTTCGCGGCAAAAATCGTGGGCGGCGGCCAAGGCTCGGTGATGTGGCTTTTGGGTTCGACCTTCCTGCTGACAATGGCAGAGCTTTACATTTCTCCGATTGGTCTTTCGGTGGTGACGAAAGTTTCTCCGGCCAAGATTGTGTCGATGATGATGGGTGTGTGGTTCCTGGCGGCATTTTTTGGAAACTACGTCGCAGGTTATGTAGGTATGTTCTATGAGACCATGGGGAAAGATCAGTTCTGGCTGCTGCTGGCAGGCTTAAGTCTGATCCCGGGAATTATGTTCTTTGCCTGCCATAAATTCCTGACTCAAGCCCTGGGAGAAGAGATTTAG
- a CDS encoding zinc-dependent metalloprotease, translated as MAFNKNILVVGALLSSTLLSACTQFEAKPLDKIIQAKQAPANSLSSFSTPAEIPANAACKQASCITIQKASLGKIFLLMASGITSGMTPQWYDLKPLVVSFEKSGNRLALIGENYNSIYSEIRTVNLIQSFEVISEDATSITFDWGQGLKSFVLQRSYDVDAPRGNVDLTDSSLASIPVIDSFVTGIKFDEKNIELNQLSKIRSDVVKAGSDKSLNHEPREETLNMNIQIRAYDLSKNFKAKEYDSSRRVGFFVTKYRKLGYSKEMTNLITKWDISPEKGPIKVRVSEAVPEDYLAAVTEGALYWNKVFGRDVIQVVTGVSVDAKPEDRSIIVRWIPWLDSGAAYAIGQSDPLTGELLRAQVFMPSVFTSVGSADLVKLNGDVPVVAAGAIACDLTESLLALNKIAREAGDSQRLRLAQDSVRATVAHELGHALGMRHNFAGSSSAKVSTQEIYDSAKTYLRDPNHQGLETSTSIMDYVSGIDDILMSGRIKYSALSYDKMAMDWAYSENDTALDEKISRYCTDDDIAVANSQGLQIYGCERFDAGNNPLLRKYLDAVDERDDLVKVLFASIIGRLYPADQPGVVRNLDAVLADTVKWGRANIDLTFVSQVLFDSTKNGQPAASFASLTAVKTGKIMYARLGLDEQLMKERAASLKEVGGYAALLNGLMRDSKGNINTKWLDQQIEELKAAPYLAQGKTLGGREYVLTEAQQRKILKFMDSIRPVNDKVLLAGGATLLPKLNEAVEEANGAKAIVTSLLGQNLLDESEAESLTALYLDLAQAATGTVVVKVGPGLTKEVTLPYSWLKADEKAYFGKLLSSQGLRFDMTLRVAKARSEQLKKIAGLLAEIDPSLDPVTEPNLTTLPQRLLTGGLVDAAAAAWLKAEIEVLAALSKIQ; from the coding sequence ATGGCATTTAATAAAAACATCCTGGTTGTGGGGGCATTGCTTTCTTCGACACTTCTTTCCGCCTGCACCCAGTTTGAGGCTAAGCCTCTGGATAAAATCATCCAGGCGAAACAGGCACCGGCAAACTCCCTGAGTTCTTTCAGCACTCCCGCCGAAATTCCTGCAAATGCCGCTTGTAAGCAGGCGTCCTGCATTACCATTCAAAAGGCTTCTTTGGGGAAGATCTTCCTGCTGATGGCTTCGGGTATCACGTCCGGGATGACGCCGCAGTGGTATGATCTGAAACCTCTGGTGGTGAGCTTTGAAAAATCCGGCAACCGCCTGGCTTTGATCGGTGAAAATTACAACAGCATCTATTCTGAAATCCGCACCGTGAATCTGATCCAGAGTTTCGAAGTGATTTCTGAAGACGCAACGTCCATCACGTTTGACTGGGGACAGGGTCTAAAAAGTTTTGTCCTTCAGCGTTCCTATGATGTTGATGCACCTCGTGGCAATGTGGATTTGACCGACAGCTCTTTGGCCTCCATTCCGGTGATTGATTCTTTTGTGACCGGAATCAAGTTTGATGAAAAAAACATTGAACTGAATCAGCTTTCAAAAATCCGCAGTGATGTGGTGAAGGCGGGTTCTGACAAGTCCCTGAATCATGAGCCGCGGGAAGAGACGCTGAACATGAACATTCAGATCCGTGCGTATGATCTGTCTAAGAACTTCAAGGCCAAAGAATACGACAGCTCCCGCCGTGTGGGTTTCTTCGTCACGAAGTATCGTAAGCTTGGCTACAGCAAGGAAATGACGAATCTGATCACCAAGTGGGATATTTCCCCAGAAAAGGGCCCAATCAAGGTGCGGGTTTCCGAGGCTGTTCCAGAGGACTATCTGGCGGCGGTGACCGAAGGGGCTCTTTATTGGAATAAAGTCTTTGGCCGTGATGTGATCCAAGTTGTGACCGGTGTTTCTGTGGATGCCAAACCTGAAGATCGCAGTATCATCGTGCGCTGGATCCCGTGGCTGGACTCCGGGGCGGCTTACGCCATCGGTCAGTCCGATCCGTTGACGGGCGAACTTTTGCGCGCTCAGGTGTTCATGCCGTCCGTATTCACGTCTGTCGGTTCTGCGGATCTGGTAAAACTTAACGGGGATGTTCCTGTCGTCGCTGCAGGTGCGATTGCCTGTGACCTCACCGAGTCTTTGCTGGCTCTGAACAAGATCGCCCGCGAGGCCGGCGACTCTCAACGTCTTAGACTGGCTCAGGACAGCGTGCGTGCCACTGTGGCGCATGAGTTGGGGCATGCCTTGGGTATGCGCCACAACTTTGCAGGGTCCTCTTCTGCGAAGGTTTCAACTCAGGAAATTTACGATTCTGCTAAAACGTACTTGCGTGATCCAAATCATCAGGGGCTGGAAACTTCCACCAGTATCATGGATTATGTCAGCGGTATCGATGACATTCTGATGTCCGGTCGTATTAAATATTCTGCGCTTTCCTATGACAAGATGGCGATGGACTGGGCTTATTCCGAAAACGACACGGCTTTGGATGAAAAAATCAGCCGCTACTGCACGGATGATGATATCGCTGTGGCGAATTCTCAAGGGTTGCAGATCTATGGTTGTGAGCGTTTTGATGCGGGCAACAACCCCTTGCTGCGCAAATACCTGGATGCGGTGGATGAACGTGATGACCTGGTGAAGGTTCTGTTTGCCTCCATCATTGGTCGTTTGTACCCAGCCGATCAGCCGGGTGTGGTTCGCAATCTGGATGCGGTTTTGGCGGACACAGTCAAATGGGGCCGTGCGAATATTGATCTGACTTTTGTTTCCCAGGTTCTGTTTGACAGCACCAAGAATGGACAGCCGGCAGCAAGCTTTGCATCTTTGACGGCGGTAAAAACCGGCAAGATCATGTATGCGCGTCTGGGACTGGATGAGCAGTTGATGAAAGAACGTGCCGCCTCCTTGAAGGAAGTCGGCGGTTATGCGGCTTTGTTGAACGGTTTGATGCGCGATAGTAAAGGCAACATCAACACGAAGTGGCTGGATCAACAGATTGAAGAGCTGAAAGCGGCTCCGTACCTGGCTCAAGGTAAAACTTTGGGTGGTCGTGAGTATGTTCTGACGGAAGCTCAGCAAAGAAAGATCCTGAAGTTCATGGACAGCATCCGTCCGGTGAATGACAAGGTTTTGCTGGCTGGTGGTGCGACCTTGTTACCGAAACTGAACGAAGCCGTGGAAGAGGCCAATGGTGCTAAAGCCATCGTGACGTCCTTGCTGGGTCAGAATTTGTTGGATGAATCCGAAGCAGAGTCCCTGACGGCCTTGTATCTGGATCTGGCTCAGGCGGCGACGGGGACTGTGGTTGTGAAAGTGGGCCCGGGTCTTACCAAAGAAGTGACATTGCCATACTCCTGGTTGAAGGCGGATGAAAAGGCTTACTTCGGGAAGCTGTTGTCTTCTCAAGGTCTGCGCTTTGATATGACTTTGCGTGTGGCGAAGGCCCGCTCTGAACAGCTGAAAAAAATCGCCGGCTTGTTGGCTGAGATTGATCCCTCTTTGGATCCGGTGACCGAGCCCAATCTGACCACGTTGCCTCAGCGTCTTTTGACGGGCGGTTTGGTGGATGCGGCAGCGGCGGCTTGGTTGAAAGCTGAGATCGAAGTTCTGGCGGCTTTAAGCAAGATACAATAG
- a CDS encoding TIGR04552 family protein codes for MPQRFIFESSILDSVVGGHSAIDIPRLNIHTLEAASSFLLSYGFDITREDELERLWYFHRRALVLMLEKLGFQDTDLPEVFRDRKKLGDIRQLLIFASSQNPQEQQLQRWACAIIRCMHVFVHAENDLFSSFSEEIQSQILTPFQNCILHDGNTHRTFMKSPTDQLDQVELMGFEVKPFKTSSSTVIKLLAKPDALAMKIFDKLGVRFVTRNLFDSFQVVRFLIKEDIISFPHIMPDQSSNNLYPVNLFMSVCDDLSHRLDTLDEKSIQEAFDQKLLEEGDNAKFLRKENFFSGQDYKFIKFISRKLIHIKPQGGKEAFSFFYPFEVQIMDKSAHDRILSGPSEHQAYKERQRTAARKRLFPDPG; via the coding sequence ATGCCTCAACGTTTCATTTTCGAATCATCCATTTTAGACTCCGTTGTCGGAGGACATTCAGCCATCGATATCCCCAGGCTGAATATTCATACCCTCGAGGCTGCCAGTTCCTTCCTTTTAAGCTATGGCTTTGATATCACCCGCGAAGACGAACTGGAAAGACTGTGGTATTTCCACCGTCGCGCTTTGGTGTTGATGCTGGAAAAACTGGGTTTTCAGGACACGGACCTGCCTGAAGTTTTCCGTGACCGTAAAAAACTGGGCGACATCCGCCAACTTCTGATTTTTGCCAGCTCCCAGAATCCGCAAGAACAACAGCTGCAGCGCTGGGCTTGTGCGATCATCCGCTGTATGCACGTCTTTGTGCATGCGGAAAATGATCTGTTCAGTTCGTTCTCGGAAGAAATTCAGTCCCAAATCCTGACCCCGTTCCAGAACTGCATTTTGCATGACGGAAACACCCATCGCACCTTTATGAAAAGCCCGACTGACCAGTTGGATCAGGTCGAACTGATGGGCTTTGAAGTAAAGCCCTTCAAAACGTCTTCCAGCACCGTGATCAAGCTTCTGGCGAAACCCGATGCCTTGGCGATGAAGATCTTTGACAAGCTGGGTGTGCGCTTTGTGACCCGCAATCTGTTTGATTCCTTCCAGGTCGTGCGCTTCCTGATCAAAGAGGACATCATCAGCTTCCCGCACATCATGCCGGATCAAAGCTCCAACAATCTTTATCCGGTGAATTTATTCATGAGTGTTTGTGATGATCTATCCCATCGTCTGGACACCTTGGATGAAAAAAGCATCCAAGAGGCCTTTGATCAGAAGCTGCTTGAGGAAGGCGACAACGCCAAGTTCCTGCGCAAAGAGAATTTCTTTTCGGGGCAGGATTATAAATTTATCAAATTCATTTCCCGTAAGCTGATCCATATCAAACCCCAGGGCGGCAAAGAGGCTTTCAGCTTCTTCTATCCCTTTGAGGTTCAGATCATGGACAAGTCCGCTCACGACCGTATTTTGTCCGGTCCCAGCGAACATCAGGCTTACAAGGAACGTCAACGAACGGCCGCCAGAAAGCGTCTGTTTCCGGATCCAGGTTAA
- a CDS encoding lysophospholipid acyltransferase family protein, giving the protein MFLKLLSYPRSLLGALLLPIHTVLCSAAMVICNILFNNRKLEDHIVEFWTRNCCRMFNVKVEVKGLENRPEGGFLYVFNHTSFFDIFAMNGWLGSFRFGAKIELFSIPVFGAGMRRAGILPIARNRRDEVFKVYQAAEARIKAGERFALAPEGTRQKTETLGPFKSGPFIFAISAKAPIVPVVVKGAAAIMSKGQLVPNWGVWSRTITLEVLPPVSTEGYTIEDRPVLQEKVRKMMEPYFAVDNF; this is encoded by the coding sequence ATGTTTTTAAAACTTCTTTCTTATCCTCGTTCTTTGCTGGGTGCGCTTCTGCTGCCGATTCACACGGTGCTGTGTTCTGCGGCGATGGTCATCTGCAATATTCTGTTTAACAACCGCAAGCTGGAAGACCACATCGTCGAGTTCTGGACCCGCAACTGCTGTCGCATGTTCAATGTGAAAGTGGAAGTCAAAGGCCTGGAAAACCGTCCCGAAGGCGGCTTCCTGTACGTCTTTAATCACACCAGTTTCTTCGACATCTTTGCCATGAACGGCTGGTTGGGGTCTTTCCGTTTCGGGGCAAAAATTGAACTTTTCAGCATTCCGGTGTTTGGCGCCGGGATGAGACGCGCCGGCATTCTGCCCATCGCCAGAAATCGTCGTGACGAGGTCTTTAAAGTCTATCAGGCCGCCGAAGCGCGCATCAAAGCCGGAGAGCGTTTTGCATTGGCGCCGGAAGGTACGCGCCAGAAAACCGAAACTCTGGGGCCCTTCAAGTCCGGTCCGTTCATCTTCGCCATCAGCGCCAAAGCACCAATCGTGCCGGTCGTTGTGAAGGGGGCCGCCGCGATCATGTCCAAAGGGCAGCTTGTTCCGAATTGGGGCGTGTGGAGTCGCACAATCACGCTGGAGGTTCTTCCTCCGGTCAGCACCGAAGGATACACTATTGAAGATCGTCCCGTGCTGCAGGAAAAGGTTCGCAAAATGATGGAGCCTTACTTCGCAGTGGACAACTTCTAA
- a CDS encoding SH3 domain-containing protein — MSRTSLENSLLRTEMEASFTVSWDRKSYSLSGDRLIRDIQVARFVETRSPVTLLSLNRSDSSLVKSVPGGHQLELLECDDYWARVKERNSTTQGWLPLHLLTTRHDDPGVYMNLIDTYVRTEPSSFGKVLTTLPRLKRVIPLEVTTSFLKIQYNGKVGFVDITHFVNRADFATLAYHPKKSWLTVAFRNNNKILTKKGENVDMSEVLGYVTSPLRAIVIRPDSTSYGPPLRARVEIQKPEAVIWGISRVDGHGEVWWKKTDLLLPQNPVVEPSKQILTDTLLKREIYSIAFESKTSVRGLVSSEGIYRTDDGLTWTAIPQFGKQNYPVSIHPSGVWFVGSFKSTNQGKSFEPFIRWDKLAQAIESAYHRNPKILRLTQIEALPNSQIQISVDTGSSRVKLRSSLEGTTWNVVRN; from the coding sequence GTGAGTCGAACATCTCTGGAAAACTCTCTTCTTCGCACCGAGATGGAGGCCTCTTTCACCGTCTCTTGGGACCGTAAGAGCTATTCTCTTTCGGGGGATCGCCTGATTCGCGACATTCAAGTAGCCCGCTTCGTGGAAACCCGCAGCCCGGTGACCTTGCTCAGCCTGAATCGCAGTGACTCTTCCCTGGTGAAATCCGTTCCGGGAGGTCATCAACTGGAACTTCTGGAGTGTGACGATTACTGGGCGCGAGTGAAAGAACGAAATTCAACCACGCAAGGCTGGCTGCCTTTGCATCTGCTGACCACACGTCATGACGATCCCGGCGTGTACATGAATCTGATCGACACTTATGTGCGCACCGAGCCTTCCAGCTTTGGCAAAGTTCTGACCACTTTGCCACGTTTAAAACGTGTGATACCGCTGGAAGTGACCACGAGCTTTTTGAAAATTCAATACAACGGCAAGGTGGGCTTTGTCGACATCACGCACTTTGTGAACCGCGCCGACTTTGCAACGCTGGCGTATCACCCGAAGAAAAGCTGGCTGACAGTGGCTTTTAGAAACAACAACAAGATCCTGACCAAAAAAGGTGAAAACGTCGACATGTCCGAGGTGCTGGGCTATGTGACCAGCCCTTTGCGTGCGATTGTGATCCGACCGGATTCGACCAGCTATGGCCCGCCCCTGCGCGCCCGCGTGGAGATTCAAAAGCCCGAAGCCGTCATCTGGGGTATCAGCCGCGTCGATGGTCACGGCGAAGTCTGGTGGAAAAAAACAGATTTGCTGCTGCCGCAAAACCCCGTGGTGGAACCATCAAAACAAATCCTGACCGACACGCTTTTAAAGCGTGAGATTTATTCCATCGCCTTTGAAAGCAAAACGTCCGTGCGTGGACTGGTGTCTTCGGAAGGTATTTATCGCACCGATGATGGCCTGACCTGGACCGCTATTCCGCAGTTTGGAAAACAGAATTATCCGGTGAGCATTCACCCCAGTGGTGTGTGGTTTGTGGGATCTTTCAAATCCACGAATCAGGGTAAAAGCTTTGAGCCCTTCATTCGCTGGGACAAACTGGCCCAGGCCATTGAATCCGCCTATCACCGCAATCCAAAGATCCTGCGCCTGACGCAGATTGAAGCTCTGCCAAATTCCCAGATTCAAATTTCTGTGGACACCGGAAGCTCGCGCGTGAAACTGCGAAGCTCCTTGGAAGGCACGACCTGGAATGTGGTTCGCAACTAA